Genomic window (Streptomyces clavuligerus):
CTGTATCTGTAGGAGATCCGGGAGCCGGCCGGAGCCGGTGCGCGAAGAACGGCGGGGCGGCGGACAGGGAATCTGTCCGCCGCCCCGCCGCGTGGACGAGGCGCGCTCACCTGGCGCGGTGCTTCACCTCCTTCCACCAGTCGGCGTGGTCGTGATACCACGCCACTGTCTCCGCGAGCCCGGACGCGAATCCGACCCGCGGCGCGTAGCCGAGCCGTTCGCGGATGCGGGAGTCGTCCAGGGAGTACCGCCGGTCGTGGCCCGCGCGGTCGGCGACGTACCGCACCCGGGACCGGTCCGCGCCGCACAGCCGCAGCAGCTCCTCGGTGACCTCGATGTTCGAACGCTCCCCGCCGCCGCCGATGTTGTAGACCTCACCCGCCCCACCCTGGGTGAGGACGAGGTGGACGGCACGGCAGTGGTCATCGACGTGCACCCAGTCGCGGATGTTCCGCCCGTCGCCGTACAGGGGGAGGTCGAGCCCCTCCATGAGATGGGTGATGAACAACGGGATGAGCTTCTCCGGGTGCTGGTACGGACCGTAGTTGTTGGCACACCGGGTGATCGACACATCCATGCCGAACGCCTGATGATAGGCGCGGGCCAGCAGGTCGGCTCCGGCCTTGGACGCCGCGTAGGGGGAGTTGGGCAGCAGCGGCGAGTCCTCCGTCCAGGAACCCCGTTCGATGGAGCCGTACACCTCGTCGGTCGAGACGTGCACCACCCGCTCGACTCCGGCGTCCCGGCAGGCGCTCAGCAGGGTCTGTGTGCCGCCGATGTTGGTGCGTACGAAAGGATCGGCGGACCGCAACGAGCGGTCGACGTGCGACTCCGCCGCGAAGTGGATCACGGCGTCGTGGCCCGGCAGCAGCTCGCGCAGGAGTCTCCGGTCGCAGACATCGCCCTCGACGAACTCCAGGCGCGGATGCGCGGAGGGCACGTTGTCCCGGCGGCCCGCGTAGGTCAGCGCGTCCAGCACGGTGACCCGGGCGTCGGCGCACCCGGGATAGCCGGGCCCCAGGAGTGTCCGGACGTAGTGCGAGCCGATGAACCCGGCGCCTCCGGTGACCAGCAGCCTCATGCGCGGGCCGCCTTCGTGGCCGCGGTGGCGGAACCACCCGTCCCCGCGGTTCCCCCTGCCGCCGCGGGCGCACGGGAGGCGGTCAGCACCGCCTCGGGGCTGTACAGCGCCCCGCGCGTCCGGGGCAGCTCCGCGAGCGCGGTGCCCTCCAGCACGATCGCGTCCGCCAGGTCGACCGCGCGCAGCCGACAGCCCGCGCCGACGGCCGTGTGCGGGCCGATGAGGCTGTCCTCGACGAGCGCGCCGGGGCCGATGATCGCGGGGCCTGTGATCCGCGAGCGCACCACCCGGGCGCCGGGCGCGATCCGTACCCGCCCCAGCAGTGCGCTGGCCGCGTCCACCGACCCCGCCACACCGCCGGACTCGCCCTCCAGGACACGGCGGTTGGCCTCCAGGAGGTCATCGGCGCGGCCGGTGTCCTTCCAGTAACCGCCGTACTCGCTGCATCCGACGGACGCGCCGTCCTCCAGCAGCCATTGGATCGCGTCCGTGATCTCCAGTTCGCCGCGTGGGCTGGGGCGGATGGCGTCGACGGCCCGGTGCACGGCGGAGGTGAAGAAGTAGGTGCCGACCAGCGCCAGATCGCTGCGCGGACGCGATGGCTTCTCGACCAGACGGCGCACCCCGCCTGCCGCGTCGAGTTCCACGACGCCGAAGTCCCGCGGATCGTCGACCTTGTGCACGACGACCTGGGCGGCGGGCCGTCCGCGCAGGAAATCCGCGGCGACCGGGGCGACCCCGTCGGGCAGGAGATTGTCACCGAGGAACATCGCGAAGTCGTCGTCGCCCAGAAACGGCCGGGCCAGCCGTACGGCGTGGGCGAGACCCGCCGGGCGTTCCTGGCGCAGATAGGTGATCTCGGCGCCGAACCGGGAACCGTCGCCGACTGCGCCGCGGATGGTGTCCGCCCAGCCTCCGACGACCAGCCCGATCCGGGTGATGCCCAACTCCCTGATGTTCTCCAGAACATATTCGAGCACCGGTTTGTTCGCCACCGGAATCAATTGTTTTGGCATGAAATTACTCAGTGGCCGCAATCGGGAACCCGACCCGCCGGCCAAGACCAGAGCCTTCATGGAGTGCCCTCCTCCCTCTGTCGAGGGCGTGTTCGACGGTCCTGGCCCTCATCGTCGCGAGTGGCTTGGGCGGCGCGCATCTCCCAGAATGCGTGCCTGGACGGCAATTCAGAAGATGCGCCCCCTGCCATTTCGCTGCGAAGCTGTTCGAAGACTTCCAGGAGAAGCTGTCCGAGCGGAAGAGGAGAAGGTATGGAAACGGCGAGCGCAGGCCCTTCGGACGCGGACAAGAAAGCTGTGGTATCCCTTCCCGGCAAGATTGTCGCGGCGTGGGCCGCCCATGACGACCAGGCATTCGCGAAGGTGTTCACCCCGGACGGGACCATGATTCTTCCGGGTGTGTTCAAGAAGGGACAGGAGGAGATAGGCGCCTTCATGGCCGAGGGCTTCGCCGGCCCGTTCAAGGGGACACGGGTCACGGGTGAGCCCCTCGACGTCCGGTTTCTGAGCGCCACGTCCGCGCTGCTCATCACGCGCGGCGGCGTTCTGCTGGAGGGCGAGGAGGAAGTGGCGGCGGAGCGCGCCATCCGCGCCACGTGGACCGCGGTCAAGGACCAGGGCCGCTGGCGTCTCGCGGCGTATCAGAACACCCCTGCCTGAGGGGACTGAAGGGACTGAGGGGAACCGCCGAGCCGGCGGGACCCGGTTCCGTGGTCGGCGGCAGGCGAGCACTTTCGCCGCGGGAGCTGTTCGGGCCCTGTGGCCGGACCGTGCCGCCCGCTGCCGACCGGACAGGACATGCCGACCGGGCAGGGCATGACGGCCGGACAGGACATGACGGCCGGACAGGACATGACGGCCGGCGACGGGGAGCGGACCGGGTGAGCCCGCGGTCCGCTCCCCGTCGTCACACGATGTGGACGTCGGGTACGTACAGAATCCACTTGCCGCCCTGCTCGGCGAACCGGTGCTCCTTCGCCATGATCTCCTCCGCGTGGTTCCACGCGAACAGCACGGCGTATTCCGGATACGGATCGGTGAAGTCCTCCGGCGGGCGCACCGGAATGCGCGCTCCAGGGGTGACCAAATGCTGTTTGCCCGGGGTGGAGTCGCAGATGAACGGGATCAGATCGGTGCCGATGCCGCAGTGGTTGAGGATGGTCGCGCTCTTCGACGTGGCGCCGTATCCCACGACCCGCCGCCCGTCCGCGCGCAGCTCGCGCAGCAGCTCCACCAGGTCCCCGCAGATACGCTCGGCGTCGTCGGCGAAGCGCCGGAGCGTCGCGAGGTCGGCCAGGCCCTGCCCCTCCTCGTGGGCCAGCAGCTCCGCCACGGCACCGGCTGTCGGGTGGGTTCCGGGGCGGGCCAGGGTGTAGCGCAGCGAGCCGCCGTGCACCGGCAGCCGTACGGCGTCCACCAGTTCGAGCCCGAAGCGGGCCGCTGCCGCCCGCACCGAAGCCACGGTGAGCAGGTAGTAGTGCTCGTCGTAGATCTGGTCGAACGCGGTGTGCTCGACGATGTCCCCGAGGTAGCGGTCCTCGAAAACGAAGACGCCGTTCCGGGCGAGCAGCACCTCGACGCCCCGGAGCACCGAGTCGAAGTAGGCGAGGTGGCTGATGGTGTTGGCTGAGAAAATCAGATCGGCGGGCCCCTCGGTGCGGCGTACCGACGCTGCCGACTCCTCGTCGAAGAACGCGACGCGCACGTTCACCCCGCGCTGCCGCGCGACCTCGGCCGCGCCCGCTGACGGGTCGATCCCCAGATGCCGCACGCCTGCCGCGTGCACCGTCTCCAGCAGTCCGCCGTCGTTGCAGCCGATCTCCACGACGAACGGTTCGTCCACGGCGGCGAGCCGACCCCTGAGGAAGCCATCGGCCGTCTGTGCGAAATGGTCCCTGATGCGCTGTGATTCCGAGGAGCGGTAGGGGTATCCGGCGTGGAACATCACGCCCCGGGGGACTTCGTTGAGCTGCTGCACCATGGTGCAGGAGCCGCAAATCCCCATCGCGAGACGGTAGAACACCTCGCCGGTCGGGCTGTCGGGTTTCATGAAAGCATTGGAGACAGGTTGGCGCCCGAAGTCGATGAATTCATGCAGAGCACCACCGCAGACGCGGCAGTTGTATTCCTCCGCTTTCCCTCTCCTGTTTTCCTTCATGCACGAATTATGCTGCGATTAATTTTGCCCCGTCATCTTCCGTTGTGCTCTGCACACCTCACACGGGGGCTCGCGTCCAGGACGAGCGCGTCGGCCGGTCCGCCGGGCCCCGGCCGGGCGGCTGACCGGACGCGGATGCGGTTGTCGCGGGGCCGGCACCGAACCGATGGGCATCCTGACGGGAGCGGGCGGCGGGCTCTCCAAAGGTCGATTTTCGGCCATCTGTGCGACCGGGGGCAACGGGGATTGGATCTTCTTTCTCTTCCCGCCGGGAGCGGGCAGCGGGGCCGCTCCTGCTCCTTCACCCCCCGACCCCGCGCAGCAAGGGAGCACTGTGTTCTCCAGCAGGCATCAAGGCCGTGGTGCGGTCACCGTCACCACGGCCCTCGCGACGGCGGCACTCCTCGCCGGAATGACCGGCACCACCGCCGTCGCGCATACCGCCGCCTCCACCGCCTCCACGACCGGTACCGGTCCAGGGCTGCGGTGGGTCACCCTGATCACCGGGGACCGGGTCGGCCTGGACGGCCGGGACCGGGTCGTCTCCGTCGAGCGGGGCGAGGGGCGCGAGAGCACGGCCGTACGGAGCTGGACCGAGCGGGGACGCACCTACGCCGTCCCCGTCGACGCCGAGCGGCTGATCGCCCGAGGCACCCTCGACCGGCGGCTCTTCGATGTGACGAGGCTCGCCGGCCCGGAGAGCCGACGGGCCTACCGCGACGGGCTGAAAGTCATCGTCCAGTACGCGGGGGCCTCGGCGGCCGGTGCCCGGAAGGGGATTCGTGCCGACGCGAAGGTGGCACGGACACTGCCGTCGATCAACGCGGACGCCGTGACCGTTCCGCGCCGGGACCCCGGCGGGCTGTGGTCCACCCTGACGGGAACCGGAGCACGGGCCGGGGGAGCGGGTGCCCGGACCGCGGGGACCGCACCCGGCATCGAACGGGTCTGGCTGGACGCGGTGTACACCCCGAACCTGGACACCAGCGTGGGACGGATCGGCGCTCCGAAGGCATGGCAGTCCGGGTACGACGGCACGGGCGTCACCGTCGCGGTCCTGGACAGCGGGGTCGACGACACCCACCCGGACCTGGCGACACGGGTCGTCGGGGCGGCGAACTTCAGTTCGTCCCCGGACACCAAGGACCGGAACGGGCACGGTACGCACATCGCCTCGACCATCGCCGGGACCGGTGCCAAGTCCGGCGGCAGATACCGAGGGGTCGCCCCCGGGGCCGACATCCTCAACGGCAAGGTCATGGGGGACCACGGCTCCATGGAGTCCGGGGCCATCGCCGCCGTCGACTGGGCCGTCGGCCGGGGCGCCGACATCGTCAGCATGAGCTTCGGCTCCGGCGACGAACCCGAGATCAACCCCCTTGAGGCGCACATCAACCGGGTGACGAAGGAGAAGGGCGTCCTCTTCACCGTCTCCGCGGGCAACGAGGGACCGAACCCCGGCTCCGTCGGCTCCCCGGGCAGCGCGGAAGCCGCGCTCACCGTCGGTGCCGTGGACGACGCCGACCGGGTCGCCCCCTTCTCCAGTGTCGGCCCGCTGCACGACGGGTCGGTCAAGCCGGATGTCACCGCCCCCGGTGTGGGCATCACGGCGGCGTCGGCCCCCGGCAGCACCATCGCCGAGCAGGTCGGCGAGAACCCGCCCGGCTACTTCACCATCGGCGGGACGTCCATGGCCGCCCCGCATGTCGCGGGCGCCGCGGCGCTGCTCAAGCAGCGGCACCCCGGCTGGACGGGCGAACGGCTCAAGGCCGCGCTGACCGCTTCCGCCCAGGACGGCGGGAACTCCGTCCTCCAGCAGGGCACCGGCCGGGTCGCCGTCGACCGCGCCCTCGAACAGACGGTGGTCACCGACGAGACCACCGTCTCCTTCGGCCGCCAGCAGTGGCCGCACACCGACGACCGGCCCGTGACCCGGCAGCTCACCTACCGCAACCTCGGCACCCAGCCGATCACCCTGGACCTGGCCGTCAAGGGGCTCGACGCCCGGGGCGGTCCCGCCCCCGCCGGGTTCTTCACCCTCGGTGCGGACAAGGTCACCGTTCCTGCCGGGGCCACCACCACCGTGCCGTTCACCGCGGACACCCGGACGGGCGGCGACAACGACGGCCTCTACACCGCCGTCGTCACCGCGACCGGCGGCGGCCAGACCGTCCGGTCCACGGCCGCCGTGGACCGCGAGGTCGAGTCCTACGATCTGACCCTCGACTTCGTGGGCCGGGACGGACAGCCCGGCACGGACTTCTACACCCATCTGCTCCAGCTCTCCGGCGCGGGTGACATATCCGAGACCCTCAACGGCAGCGCCACCGGCACGGAGCGGCTCCGGCTGCCGAAGGGCGACTACGCCCTCTTCGCGAGCCAGTCCAACCCGTCCGGCGGCTCGGACCGGCTGGTCCACCCCCGGCTGGAGCTGACGAAGAACACCGCCCTCACCATCGACGCCCGCACCACCAAGCCCGTCGAGATGACCGTCTCCGACCCCCGGGCCCGGATGACCGGCGCCGCCGCGGCCGTCTCCGTCGCCATCGGTGACCGGTCCATGGAGTTCGGCGATCACTTCGCCACCACCTTCGAAGGATTCCGTACCGCGCAACTCGGTCCGGAGCAGCCCACCGGTGTCCGCCTCAGGGACTCCCTCTACGCCCAGTGGGAGCGCGACGCCTCGGTCCAGTACAGCCTCGCCGCCGGAGGCGAGGTGAACCGGCTCTTCACCGGCTACACCAGGAAGTTCGGACCCGCCGACTACGCCAGGGCCACCGTGGTCCTCGGCGCCTCGGCCCAGGGCAGGACGGGACGCACAACGGCGCTGGGCGGGAAGGAACGCTTCGCCTTCGGCTCCGAGCACGCCTTCGCGCTGCCGGGCTCCCGGACCCACTATCTGGCCACGGACGGGAAGGCCGCCCTCTGGTCGCTGTCCGGGGCGCAGCTCGACCCCCAGGGCGGGGAGGAGATCGAGTACACCACCCCGGAACGGGAGTTCCGCCCGGGCACGAGCCACCGGCTGACACTCGGCACCGCCGTCCACTCCCCGCTGATGCAGGGTCGGAACGGTGTCTTCCGCAAGGGGAACCGGCTGGAGTTCGTCGTGCCGCTGTTCTCCGACGGCCGGGGCAATGTCGCCCGGTCCGCGTACTCCTCGGCGAGGACCACCCTCCACCAGGGCACCACCATGATCGCCGAGAAGGCAGATCCGCTGATGGGCTGGGAGTTCTACGCGGTCGGCGCGGAGGACGCCGAATACACCCTGGCCACCTCGGTCACCCGGAGCCGCGACATCTCCGCCGTCGGCACCCGCGTCGACGCCTCCTGGACCTTCCGCAGCGCCAAACCCCCGACGGACACCGAGACGCGCACCGCGCTGTCCACCGTACGGTTCGGCGCCCAGGTGAACGTGGACGGCACCGTTCCCGCGGACCGTACGGCGACCTTCCCGGTGACCGTGCAGGGACCCGCCGCCGGAACGGGCCTGAAGTCCCTCCGGGTCGCGGTCTCCTACGACGGCGGGACGACCTGGCAGCCGACCTCCGTCGACCAGGGCAGGATCACCGTCAAAAACCCTGCGAAGGGAAAGTCGCTCGCGCTGCGCGGTGAGGTCGCCGACACCAGCGGCGGCACGGCGAGCGTGACCGTGCACGACGCGTACATCGGCGGCTAGCCGCCGGTTCGCCACGAAGGGCCCCACCGCCGGGAAGCCGGGCGGTGGGGCCCTTTTGCGGTGGTCGCTCCGGCCGATAGCGTTGACCACCGAGTGCCCGAGTCCCGGACGACGGAGAACCGTCCTGGTCGCAGGTAACGGAAAACAGCATGATCACGTGACAACGTCGCAGGTCACGAAGTATCGGCCCCGCACGCGCGGGGGTCGTCCGAGCCGGTCGACCGCGTCCGAACCGCACGCCTGATCGGCCCCGTATGCGCGGGGCCACCCCAATGACCCGCCGCCCCCCGCAGCGTGACGGTCGACCCCATGACCACCCAAGGGAGCGGACCACCTGAACGCGCGGCCCATGGACCGAGACAGCCACAGCCGCGCTCCCGCTCCGCCTGACGACGATCGCCGCCTCCGCAGGCGCTCTGGTCGACACCGCGGCTGCCCGGCAACCACTCCACCGCCACCCTCGCGGCCTTCTCCGCTACGGAGCCCCGGCCGCTGTGACGACCCTCACACGGCCGGACGGGCCCGCGGCCCGTGGTGATGGACGTGGTGGGCGGGGACCCCCGTGGCTGACGGCCGGTGCCCGCCCGCCACGCAGGCCGTCCCCCATCCCCTCCGGAGGTATCCGTGCGCCGCCTCACCGTTCTGGCCGCGGCCCTGGCCATCGCCACGCCGACCGCGCCCGCAGCCGCCGCACCCGTTCCCGCACCCGATCCCGTTCCCACGGCCGTCGTGAGCTTCTCCGGCTCCAACTGTCCGGAGCGGAGTCTCTGTCTCTACCGCGACGCCAACTACACCGGCGGCGGAATCGCCTTCCGCGGCGGTGACTTCGTCATGAATCTGGGCACCTACGGCGTCAACGACACGATGTCGTCCTGGTCCAACAACGCCTACCGGGACTGCTTCTGGTTCCCGCACGCCGACATGGTGGGCGGGGGCCACGTCATGAGCACGTTCAAGCGGATCAATCTCCCGCCGAACGAGAACGACACCGCCTCCTCGATCCTGTGCTGAGGACGGGCGCGATCAGCCGAACAGATGGGACCCGAGCGGACGCCGCCGGTCGAAGCCGGGAAGGATCAGGAAGCTCGCACTGGCGGTCGTCGTGGTGAAGGGCAGCAGCGCGTCGGACGCGTCCATGCGGCTGAGCGTGGCCGTGAAGGTCCGCAGGTCGTTCTGGAAGCTGATGAAGAGCAGGCCGGGCGGCTCGTCCATGCTGTAGGAACGGCGGAGCATATGGCCGACGCCGACCGTGGTGGGGTTGGCCCGGCGCACATGGGCGTCCACGGGGATCAGATAGCGCCCGTCGGGGGTCTTGGCGCCGAGCCGCGGGCCCGAGGCGGCCGTACCGCCGGAGAGGGGCACACCGCTGGCCCGGCGCCGTCCGAAGACCGCCTCCTGCTCGGCGACGGACAGGGCGGCGAACCGGGGCAGGTCGAGTTCCATGCGCCGCAGGACGGCCAGGGTTCCGCCCGCGACGGCGGGGGGTCCGGCCAGCCACAGGTCGCGTTCCTGCTCGGCGGCCGTGTGCGGGCCCACGATGCCGTCGACGAAACCGAGGAGGTTGCGCGGCGCGGTGAGGCCCTGGGCGACGGGCACCTCCGTACCGCGCCGTCCGGACTGCCGCCAGCGCTCGCGGACGCGGTCGCCGAGCCGGTCCAGGAGCGCGGCGGCGGCGAGCGGTACGAGCAGCGCGTCGTCGGCGCAGATCTGCAACAGCAGATCGCCGCCGCGTGCCCGCGGGGTGATCCGTTCACGGGAGAACCGGGGGAGGTCGGCCGCGCCGGGCAGGGCGGGACCGGCCGTCCGCACCAGGCGCGGACCCACACCGACGGTCACGGTCAGATCGCCCGCGGGCAGGCCCAGCAACCCCGCGCCGGACCCGGCGGTGAGGGTGCGGACGGCCTTGCCGAGGTCGGCCAGCAGGGGGCCGGGCGCCACCCCCGGACCGAGGTCGGCCACCACGGCCAGCAGATTGCGCTGCGCCGTCCGGGGAAGCACGACGCCTGCCTGATGCCGACCCGTCGCCGGAACCGGAACCGGCGTGGGTGCGGACGAAGAGACAGCGGCGGACCGGTCCGGCCGGGCGGCGGAGTCCGGTGAGCACCCGGCGACAAGACCGGCGGCCACCGTGGCACCGGCGACATCGAGGAACGCGCGGCGTGACGGAGGGCGATCGGCGCGATGCATGATGTGCAGAGTGCCACACGCGCCTTCCGTTCGCCGCTCAACTGCCCTATTCCAGCGGGGAATGCGCCGCCGTGCCAGACTGGGATCATGTCTCGATGGGCTCTTCGCACGACGGCGGCGGTACTGGGCGCACTGACGCTGATGGCCGGTTGCAGCGGCGGCAGCGGCGGTGACGGCGACGGATCGGACAAGGGCCGACGCCCGGACGGCGCGAAGGTGACGATCCGTGTGCCCGGCGACGCCCCGACGATCTCGGCGGCGGTGTCCCTCGCCCGCCCCGGTGACCTGGTACTGGTGGCTCCCGGCGTGTACCACGAGTCCGTGAGGGTCGACACGGCCCGCATCACGCTGCGCGGTGAGTCCCGGCAGAAGGTCGTCATCGACGGGCAGCTACGGCGGCCGAACGGGGTGGTCGTCACGGCACCCGGGGTGGCCGTGGAGAATCTGACCGTGCGGCGGAACACGCAGAACGGGGTACTGGTCACCGGCTCGGCGGCGGCGGTCACCGGGCTGCCGGGGAGCGGCGGCTACGACACCGGCGACGAACCCGTCCGCTTTCTGAAGTCGTTCCTCGTCTCGCATGTCACCGCGACCCGCAACGGCCTGTACGGCATCTACGCGTTCTCCGCGCAGAACGGCGTCATCGAGCACTCCTACACATCGGGCGGCGCGGACTCCGGGATCTACGTCGGCCAGTGCAGACCGTGTCGGATCGTCGTGCGGGACAACGTCTCCGAACTCAACGCGGTCGGCTACGAGAACACCAACGCGGGCGGCGACCTGTATGTGGTCGGCAACCGTCTGGTCGGCAACCGCGTCGGACTCACCACCAACT
Coding sequences:
- the rfbB gene encoding dTDP-glucose 4,6-dehydratase, encoding MRLLVTGGAGFIGSHYVRTLLGPGYPGCADARVTVLDALTYAGRRDNVPSAHPRLEFVEGDVCDRRLLRELLPGHDAVIHFAAESHVDRSLRSADPFVRTNIGGTQTLLSACRDAGVERVVHVSTDEVYGSIERGSWTEDSPLLPNSPYAASKAGADLLARAYHQAFGMDVSITRCANNYGPYQHPEKLIPLFITHLMEGLDLPLYGDGRNIRDWVHVDDHCRAVHLVLTQGGAGEVYNIGGGGERSNIEVTEELLRLCGADRSRVRYVADRAGHDRRYSLDDSRIRERLGYAPRVGFASGLAETVAWYHDHADWWKEVKHRAR
- a CDS encoding glucose-1-phosphate thymidylyltransferase codes for the protein MKALVLAGGSGSRLRPLSNFMPKQLIPVANKPVLEYVLENIRELGITRIGLVVGGWADTIRGAVGDGSRFGAEITYLRQERPAGLAHAVRLARPFLGDDDFAMFLGDNLLPDGVAPVAADFLRGRPAAQVVVHKVDDPRDFGVVELDAAGGVRRLVEKPSRPRSDLALVGTYFFTSAVHRAVDAIRPSPRGELEITDAIQWLLEDGASVGCSEYGGYWKDTGRADDLLEANRRVLEGESGGVAGSVDAASALLGRVRIAPGARVVRSRITGPAIIGPGALVEDSLIGPHTAVGAGCRLRAVDLADAIVLEGTALAELPRTRGALYSPEAVLTASRAPAAAGGTAGTGGSATAATKAARA
- a CDS encoding SgcJ/EcaC family oxidoreductase — translated: METASAGPSDADKKAVVSLPGKIVAAWAAHDDQAFAKVFTPDGTMILPGVFKKGQEEIGAFMAEGFAGPFKGTRVTGEPLDVRFLSATSALLITRGGVLLEGEEEVAAERAIRATWTAVKDQGRWRLAAYQNTPA
- a CDS encoding class I SAM-dependent methyltransferase, encoding MKENRRGKAEEYNCRVCGGALHEFIDFGRQPVSNAFMKPDSPTGEVFYRLAMGICGSCTMVQQLNEVPRGVMFHAGYPYRSSESQRIRDHFAQTADGFLRGRLAAVDEPFVVEIGCNDGGLLETVHAAGVRHLGIDPSAGAAEVARQRGVNVRVAFFDEESAASVRRTEGPADLIFSANTISHLAYFDSVLRGVEVLLARNGVFVFEDRYLGDIVEHTAFDQIYDEHYYLLTVASVRAAAARFGLELVDAVRLPVHGGSLRYTLARPGTHPTAGAVAELLAHEEGQGLADLATLRRFADDAERICGDLVELLRELRADGRRVVGYGATSKSATILNHCGIGTDLIPFICDSTPGKQHLVTPGARIPVRPPEDFTDPYPEYAVLFAWNHAEEIMAKEHRFAEQGGKWILYVPDVHIV
- a CDS encoding S8 family serine peptidase; this translates as MFSSRHQGRGAVTVTTALATAALLAGMTGTTAVAHTAASTASTTGTGPGLRWVTLITGDRVGLDGRDRVVSVERGEGRESTAVRSWTERGRTYAVPVDAERLIARGTLDRRLFDVTRLAGPESRRAYRDGLKVIVQYAGASAAGARKGIRADAKVARTLPSINADAVTVPRRDPGGLWSTLTGTGARAGGAGARTAGTAPGIERVWLDAVYTPNLDTSVGRIGAPKAWQSGYDGTGVTVAVLDSGVDDTHPDLATRVVGAANFSSSPDTKDRNGHGTHIASTIAGTGAKSGGRYRGVAPGADILNGKVMGDHGSMESGAIAAVDWAVGRGADIVSMSFGSGDEPEINPLEAHINRVTKEKGVLFTVSAGNEGPNPGSVGSPGSAEAALTVGAVDDADRVAPFSSVGPLHDGSVKPDVTAPGVGITAASAPGSTIAEQVGENPPGYFTIGGTSMAAPHVAGAAALLKQRHPGWTGERLKAALTASAQDGGNSVLQQGTGRVAVDRALEQTVVTDETTVSFGRQQWPHTDDRPVTRQLTYRNLGTQPITLDLAVKGLDARGGPAPAGFFTLGADKVTVPAGATTTVPFTADTRTGGDNDGLYTAVVTATGGGQTVRSTAAVDREVESYDLTLDFVGRDGQPGTDFYTHLLQLSGAGDISETLNGSATGTERLRLPKGDYALFASQSNPSGGSDRLVHPRLELTKNTALTIDARTTKPVEMTVSDPRARMTGAAAAVSVAIGDRSMEFGDHFATTFEGFRTAQLGPEQPTGVRLRDSLYAQWERDASVQYSLAAGGEVNRLFTGYTRKFGPADYARATVVLGASAQGRTGRTTALGGKERFAFGSEHAFALPGSRTHYLATDGKAALWSLSGAQLDPQGGEEIEYTTPEREFRPGTSHRLTLGTAVHSPLMQGRNGVFRKGNRLEFVVPLFSDGRGNVARSAYSSARTTLHQGTTMIAEKADPLMGWEFYAVGAEDAEYTLATSVTRSRDISAVGTRVDASWTFRSAKPPTDTETRTALSTVRFGAQVNVDGTVPADRTATFPVTVQGPAAGTGLKSLRVAVSYDGGTTWQPTSVDQGRITVKNPAKGKSLALRGEVADTSGGTASVTVHDAYIGG
- a CDS encoding peptidase inhibitor family I36 protein yields the protein MRRLTVLAAALAIATPTAPAAAAPVPAPDPVPTAVVSFSGSNCPERSLCLYRDANYTGGGIAFRGGDFVMNLGTYGVNDTMSSWSNNAYRDCFWFPHADMVGGGHVMSTFKRINLPPNENDTASSILC
- a CDS encoding Dyp-type peroxidase — its product is MHRADRPPSRRAFLDVAGATVAAGLVAGCSPDSAARPDRSAAVSSSAPTPVPVPATGRHQAGVVLPRTAQRNLLAVVADLGPGVAPGPLLADLGKAVRTLTAGSGAGLLGLPAGDLTVTVGVGPRLVRTAGPALPGAADLPRFSRERITPRARGGDLLLQICADDALLVPLAAAALLDRLGDRVRERWRQSGRRGTEVPVAQGLTAPRNLLGFVDGIVGPHTAAEQERDLWLAGPPAVAGGTLAVLRRMELDLPRFAALSVAEQEAVFGRRRASGVPLSGGTAASGPRLGAKTPDGRYLIPVDAHVRRANPTTVGVGHMLRRSYSMDEPPGLLFISFQNDLRTFTATLSRMDASDALLPFTTTTASASFLILPGFDRRRPLGSHLFG
- a CDS encoding right-handed parallel beta-helix repeat-containing protein encodes the protein MSRWALRTTAAVLGALTLMAGCSGGSGGDGDGSDKGRRPDGAKVTIRVPGDAPTISAAVSLARPGDLVLVAPGVYHESVRVDTARITLRGESRQKVVIDGQLRRPNGVVVTAPGVAVENLTVRRNTQNGVLVTGSAAAVTGLPGSGGYDTGDEPVRFLKSFLVSHVTATRNGLYGIYAFSAQNGVIEHSYTSGGADSGIYVGQCRPCRIVVRDNVSELNAVGYENTNAGGDLYVVGNRLVGNRVGLTTNSDHQEKLLPQRDTVVAGNLIADNQQPRTPEQADGGWGIGIGIDGGSENRFIRNRITGNTTVGLMITATADLTADRNRITENTFTANGVDVGWTFSTATRGRGNCLRGNTLRTTVPAGLADSAACPVPATAPTPSGTWRSPTAPAGIPFTDVAAPGPQPQLPRATTTGATVVPDVPALPDTADIRLPSPSLLAAGARVRTS